One Methanolobus sp. WCC4 DNA segment encodes these proteins:
- a CDS encoding transposase — MEDICTVYKGVLFEDSIRNYVGKDNVSICRLLHSLNIDDIAQHVENNYYSNKDWHFKYRVSSMIKLTIVMCFRKLSFDKTISSLTDEEALLLRFVNTNDDISMPTGATLHHFVKYRLGENGFREIMQKVASRILDLTSSKDLKTDSTPIEASRYDKHSDYNPHYNCKMDKAHITLIGTCPLYMTYTKGLAHDSPQLEQHIEFLKRLNPEVDSYALDGAYDSFTNYADIWNDLNVNPTISLPSDAVVSEEGRIERINHWMNKMWKSGGDPHFPLNRKLKFLYKHGRSKQVGMYLRNQNMEDAEFQKKKGTRQDCERFHKHVKHILKFDVRSIRKGSRELYVTMNFVVYQLMLIANLQNKVKNPNSFANYV; from the coding sequence ATGGAGGATATTTGTACTGTGTATAAAGGAGTCCTCTTTGAGGACTCCATTCGAAACTACGTTGGTAAAGATAATGTGTCAATTTGCCGGTTGCTACATTCTCTTAATATCGATGATATCGCACAGCATGTTGAAAACAACTACTATTCCAATAAAGACTGGCATTTCAAGTATCGTGTTTCTTCTATGATAAAACTCACCATTGTCATGTGTTTCAGAAAACTCTCATTTGACAAAACTATCTCATCGCTAACAGATGAAGAAGCTCTGCTTCTTCGTTTTGTTAATACGAACGATGATATTTCAATGCCAACTGGAGCAACACTTCACCACTTTGTGAAATACAGGTTAGGAGAAAATGGATTCCGGGAAATAATGCAAAAAGTAGCTTCGAGAATACTAGATCTAACATCTTCAAAGGACCTAAAAACAGATTCAACACCTATTGAAGCTTCTAGGTACGACAAGCATAGTGATTATAATCCGCATTATAACTGTAAAATGGATAAAGCGCATATCACATTAATCGGAACTTGTCCATTGTACATGACGTATACAAAGGGACTGGCACATGATTCTCCACAACTGGAACAGCATATTGAGTTCTTGAAAAGATTGAATCCTGAAGTTGATTCATATGCTTTGGATGGTGCATATGATTCATTCACTAACTACGCAGATATCTGGAATGATCTTAATGTGAATCCTACAATATCCCTTCCTTCTGATGCTGTTGTCAGTGAGGAAGGAAGAATAGAGAGAATCAATCATTGGATGAACAAGATGTGGAAAAGTGGGGGAGACCCCCACTTTCCACTTAACAGAAAATTGAAGTTCCTCTACAAACATGGAAGGTCAAAGCAAGTTGGAATGTATCTAAGAAATCAGAACATGGAGGATGCAGAATTCCAGAAGAAAAAAGGGACAAGACAAGATTGTGAAAGGTTTCACAAGCATGTGAAGCATATTCTCAAATTTGATGTTAGATCAATCAGAAAAGGAAGCAGAGAACTCTATGTTACCATGAACTTTGTTGTTTATCAATTGATGCTGATTGCAAATTTGCAAAACAAGGTCAAAAATCCAAATTCATTTGCAAATTATGTGTGA
- a CDS encoding response regulator, with protein MQDRDKVLIVDDEQAIVELMGLYLRSDYEVIPAYSGKEALDKVKSEKPDIILLDVMMPDMNGYEVCRVLKTSVETQFLPVVMVTALSGKDDRIKGIEVGADEFLGKPVNRLELVTRVRSLLRIKHLQDKILAERNEAMNYLDVAGFIVFVIDNDMKIHLVNSKGNDVLGYGEFELIGHDFINLLVPEEERTNLREKFSKALEGQDELPEFIELPAITKDGNEIPMRWYDTLLKDNNGNVTGILRSGEDLSKFQ; from the coding sequence ATGCAAGACCGGGATAAAGTACTCATAGTAGATGACGAGCAAGCTATAGTTGAGTTAATGGGTCTCTACCTCAGGTCCGATTATGAAGTGATCCCTGCCTATAGTGGCAAGGAAGCACTGGATAAGGTCAAAAGTGAGAAACCTGATATTATCCTTCTTGATGTGATGATGCCCGATATGAACGGGTATGAGGTCTGCCGTGTACTGAAGACATCGGTGGAGACACAGTTCCTTCCTGTTGTGATGGTCACTGCACTGTCCGGTAAGGATGACCGTATCAAAGGTATTGAGGTCGGTGCCGATGAGTTCCTGGGTAAACCTGTGAACCGTCTCGAGCTTGTGACCAGGGTCAGGTCTCTTTTAAGAATAAAACACCTTCAGGATAAGATACTTGCTGAAAGGAATGAGGCAATGAACTATCTGGATGTTGCCGGTTTTATTGTCTTTGTAATTGACAATGATATGAAGATCCATCTTGTCAATAGTAAAGGCAATGATGTCCTTGGTTATGGTGAGTTCGAACTTATAGGGCATGACTTTATCAACTTGCTTGTGCCTGAGGAAGAAAGGACCAATCTCAGGGAGAAGTTCTCAAAGGCGCTGGAAGGTCAGGATGAGCTGCCTGAGTTCATTGAGCTGCCTGCGATCACAAAGGATGGTAATGAGATCCCAATGCGCTGGTATGATACTCTCTTAAAGGACAATAATGGTAATGTTACCGGAATACTGCGCTCAGGTGAGGATCTGAGCAAATTCCAGTAG
- a CDS encoding DUF4405 domain-containing protein, protein MNRMKLNYYIDLVLTVLFLIVAITGFVMYLVIPSGVPKGRYQEYLGITKATWTLIHNRSAILMTLFAGIHLALHRKWICCTTKNIVGKEKDDECDLE, encoded by the coding sequence ATGAACAGGATGAAGCTAAACTATTACATAGACCTTGTTTTGACAGTACTGTTCCTTATAGTTGCAATAACAGGTTTTGTCATGTACCTTGTAATACCCTCTGGAGTACCAAAAGGACGATATCAGGAATATCTGGGGATCACAAAGGCCACATGGACACTCATACATAACAGGTCAGCGATACTGATGACATTGTTCGCAGGAATCCATCTTGCACTACATAGAAAATGGATTTGTTGCACAACAAAGAACATAGTCGGAAAAGAGAAAGATGATGAATGTGACCTGGAATAA
- a CDS encoding Rpp14/Pop5 family protein produces MKVLPPTMRENKRYLAFELITGADISRDEVIKEIFSASGSLLGDLGSSECNIWLFAFEDLKGIISCDREHVRETRAVLATITHIKGKRVSFHILGVSGTVLGATTKYLEGADVFNPERQSHINE; encoded by the coding sequence ATGAAAGTGCTCCCTCCTACAATGCGGGAGAATAAAAGATATCTTGCATTCGAACTGATCACAGGGGCTGATATCAGCAGGGATGAAGTGATAAAGGAGATCTTCTCCGCGTCGGGCAGTCTTCTTGGTGATCTTGGTTCCAGTGAGTGTAATATATGGCTCTTTGCCTTTGAGGACCTTAAGGGGATCATCAGTTGTGACAGGGAACATGTCCGTGAGACACGTGCTGTACTTGCCACGATCACTCATATAAAGGGTAAGAGGGTAAGTTTCCATATACTTGGTGTATCCGGTACGGTTCTTGGTGCAACAACAAAGTATTTAGAGGGTGCAGATGTATTTAATCCCGAAAGACAGTCACATATAAATGAGTAG
- a CDS encoding ribonuclease P protein component 3 yields the protein MVSTRFYDLNVHTVPEGKNTIEEMAALAKHFGYTGVAVTNPFNSCKPERSTVIDGLDIISGVELRTENASKLHGLVGKFRQTVDVIVVHGGSESINRAAVENSNVDILSNFGSMKDNGLNHVLAKSASDNDVAISFDLSHIIGLRGGRRVRALSNFRNDLRIIRKYDVPFVLTSNAGSLYDMRAPRELMALASLFGMTREEALKGLSDVPENILKRNRPSENHVFEGVEIVDVPSEGGDGQ from the coding sequence TTGGTTAGTACCAGATTCTACGACCTGAATGTCCACACCGTTCCCGAAGGAAAGAACACGATAGAAGAAATGGCTGCCCTTGCAAAGCACTTTGGATATACGGGCGTTGCCGTCACAAATCCTTTCAATTCCTGCAAACCAGAACGTTCAACTGTAATTGATGGTCTCGATATCATCAGCGGGGTTGAACTGAGGACGGAGAATGCTTCAAAGTTGCACGGTTTAGTCGGGAAGTTCCGCCAGACGGTCGATGTGATCGTTGTTCATGGGGGCAGTGAAAGCATCAATCGTGCAGCGGTTGAGAATTCCAATGTAGATATTCTTTCTAATTTCGGTTCCATGAAGGATAATGGCCTGAATCACGTCCTTGCAAAGTCTGCAAGTGACAACGATGTTGCGATATCCTTTGACCTGTCCCATATCATAGGTCTGCGAGGTGGAAGAAGGGTAAGGGCCCTTTCTAATTTCAGGAATGATCTCAGGATCATCCGCAAATATGATGTTCCTTTCGTTCTCACAAGCAATGCAGGTTCATTGTATGATATGCGTGCTCCTCGTGAGCTTATGGCCCTTGCATCTCTTTTTGGTATGACTCGCGAAGAGGCGTTAAAGGGACTGTCTGATGTGCCGGAAAATATCCTGAAAAGGAACCGTCCTTCTGAAAATCATGTATTTGAAGGTGTGGAGATCGTTGATGTTCCATCGGAAGGCGGTGATGGACAATGA
- a CDS encoding 50S ribosomal protein L15e has translation MSKSYYAYVRDAWKDPDNTYVHELRWERLQEWRREGSVTKIRRPTRIDRARSLGYKAKQGIVVARVKVRRGGLRKSRYIRGRRTQRMGKNKISGGMSIQRIAEERAGRKFPNMEVLNSYWVGQDGRSKWYEVILVDPSHPVIKSDKNLNWICANTQKGRAQRGKTSAGRKGRGMMSRGTGTEKNRPSIRSNLNRGK, from the coding sequence TTGTCAAAATCATATTATGCATACGTAAGGGACGCATGGAAAGACCCGGACAACACATATGTCCACGAACTCAGATGGGAAAGGCTCCAGGAATGGAGAAGAGAGGGATCAGTCACAAAGATCAGACGCCCAACCCGTATCGACCGTGCACGCTCTCTTGGATATAAGGCAAAGCAGGGAATAGTCGTAGCTCGTGTAAAGGTACGCAGAGGTGGCCTTAGAAAGTCAAGGTACATCCGTGGAAGGCGTACACAGCGCATGGGTAAGAACAAGATATCCGGTGGAATGAGCATCCAGAGGATCGCTGAAGAACGTGCCGGAAGGAAGTTCCCTAACATGGAAGTCCTCAACTCCTACTGGGTTGGTCAGGACGGAAGATCAAAGTGGTATGAGGTCATTCTCGTAGACCCAAGCCATCCTGTTATCAAGAGCGACAAGAACCTCAACTGGATCTGTGCTAACACCCAGAAGGGACGTGCACAGCGCGGTAAGACCAGTGCAGGTCGCAAGGGTAGAGGTATGATGTCACGTGGTACAGGTACTGAGAAGAACAGGCCAAGTATCAGATCAAACCTTAACAGAGGCAAGTGA
- a CDS encoding RNA-binding protein has protein sequence MIHYINLRVIAHSTEDLSRVRAALDLFLRNAMGMPDDAVTDEFVDVTDIEGHYGNSSVMLSSQITRRSDSVKLARFIRGNMSPEDVETLRSEMPDRLDDDQLFHMRFDKQSAFLGDIVLSSSSDSITVKVKIATYPKNRLEAGHIVEELFG, from the coding sequence GTGATCCATTATATCAACCTGCGCGTGATCGCGCACTCTACTGAGGATCTTTCCAGGGTACGTGCTGCCCTGGACCTATTTTTACGGAATGCCATGGGCATGCCTGATGATGCTGTTACCGATGAATTTGTTGATGTAACTGATATTGAAGGTCATTATGGTAATTCCTCTGTGATGCTCAGTTCCCAGATCACCCGCAGATCGGATTCTGTAAAGCTTGCCAGGTTCATCCGGGGGAATATGTCTCCAGAGGATGTAGAGACCCTGCGCAGTGAGATGCCCGACAGGCTGGATGATGACCAGCTATTCCATATGAGGTTCGATAAACAGTCTGCCTTCCTTGGTGATATAGTACTTAGTTCTTCATCCGATTCTATCACTGTAAAGGTAAAGATCGCCACTTACCCCAAGAACCGTCTTGAGGCAGGGCATATCGTGGAGGAATTGTTTGGTTAG